From one Shewanella sp. GD04112 genomic stretch:
- a CDS encoding sensor domain-containing diguanylate cyclase, with the protein MVADSAAQIKQLQAEIAELKRENARLTALNNRAEEKLFAALDGNGLCLWEQHVPSGNLTLFNVKWGELLGFSREELRAHVDSWKSKLHPEDKEWVIKAFEDHVNGKADYYQVVHRMLHKDGSITWVSDRGRIVERLPDGTPLRMMGSHIDITQEKRYELDLARLAHSDPLTNLMNRQAITTAFDELLQPGQRGALFFIDLDGFKALNDHHGHKFGDNLLVHVAHSLVEHSGAQAKIARLGGDEFVIVLPTSDIEVLGMLAQSLLDVYRQRFLLDGCEVAISLSIGIDIFEYGDRFAQSCDRADAAMYRIKHQGKNGYSFSRDESAIDR; encoded by the coding sequence GTGGTAGCGGATTCTGCAGCACAAATAAAGCAACTTCAGGCCGAAATCGCCGAGCTTAAACGTGAAAATGCGCGGTTAACGGCGCTCAATAATCGCGCCGAAGAAAAACTCTTTGCCGCCCTCGATGGCAATGGCTTGTGTTTGTGGGAGCAGCATGTTCCCAGTGGCAATCTCACCCTGTTCAATGTGAAGTGGGGCGAGCTGCTCGGCTTTAGCCGCGAGGAGCTTCGCGCCCATGTCGACAGCTGGAAAAGCAAACTTCATCCAGAGGATAAAGAGTGGGTAATCAAAGCCTTTGAAGATCATGTGAATGGCAAGGCCGATTATTATCAGGTCGTACATCGCATGCTGCACAAAGATGGCAGCATCACTTGGGTGTCGGATCGTGGCCGCATTGTTGAGCGTCTACCCGATGGCACGCCGCTGCGGATGATGGGCAGCCATATCGATATCACTCAAGAAAAGCGCTATGAGCTGGATTTAGCTCGGTTAGCCCATAGCGACCCTCTCACCAACTTGATGAACCGCCAAGCCATCACCACGGCCTTCGATGAGTTATTGCAACCCGGCCAGCGTGGGGCGTTATTCTTTATCGATCTTGATGGTTTTAAAGCCTTAAATGATCACCATGGCCACAAGTTTGGCGATAACTTATTGGTGCATGTGGCGCATTCATTAGTGGAGCATTCGGGCGCACAGGCGAAGATCGCGCGGCTCGGCGGGGACGAGTTTGTGATTGTCCTGCCCACTTCAGATATCGAAGTCTTAGGCATGCTCGCGCAATCCTTGTTGGATGTTTATCGACAACGTTTCTTACTCGATGGTTGCGAGGTGGCGATTAGCCTGAGTATTGGTATCGATATTTTTGAGTATGGTGATCGTTTTGCTCAAAGCTGCGATCGCGCCGATGCCGCTATGTATCGTATTAAACACCAAGGGAAAAACGGCTACAGCTTCTCTCGGGATGAGAGCGCTATTGACCGTTAA
- a CDS encoding sensor domain-containing diguanylate cyclase translates to MDRYFNPLGLSDSAKEHQISFPVDFVQALTVATSLQEVLDTVSQWIYQLFDAQRVSITLKDDADYLKIYSISGDKAIPLDFRVPIANTFVGRVFTNKTVLICDDLTTSADLDCIMLAQSGMNTCMNAPLLYGDICLGTLNVAHQQSNYYTDLHALELQCLANWISLNISLRLQLKELEYLASTDHLTGAANRRVFTQKIQQAIAVFHEQGQAFYFALMDIDHFKMLNDQFGHTAGDYVLQRIVAITETLMTSPGKFFRIGGEEFAIIFLEQTGYDALQFFNDIREAIAKASMEYDDVQLSVSVSIGFTAMSPLDEAPESLLRRADKALYQAKLAGRNRVVMFNSTQV, encoded by the coding sequence ATGGACAGATATTTTAACCCCTTGGGTTTATCTGATAGTGCCAAGGAACATCAGATTAGCTTCCCCGTGGACTTTGTGCAGGCGCTTACCGTGGCGACCTCACTCCAAGAAGTGCTCGATACGGTTTCCCAATGGATCTATCAACTCTTTGATGCACAACGAGTCAGCATCACCTTAAAGGACGATGCCGACTACCTAAAAATCTATTCCATCAGTGGCGATAAGGCTATTCCACTCGACTTTAGAGTCCCGATTGCTAACACTTTTGTTGGTCGCGTATTCACTAACAAGACAGTACTGATTTGCGATGATCTGACGACATCCGCAGATCTGGACTGCATCATGCTTGCCCAGAGCGGCATGAATACTTGCATGAACGCGCCACTCCTCTATGGAGATATTTGTTTGGGCACACTTAATGTCGCCCATCAGCAATCCAACTATTACACCGATTTACACGCCTTAGAGTTACAGTGCTTAGCCAATTGGATTAGCCTGAACATCAGCCTGCGTCTGCAACTGAAAGAACTCGAATACCTTGCCTCAACGGATCATTTAACAGGCGCGGCCAATCGACGGGTGTTTACCCAAAAAATCCAACAAGCCATCGCGGTGTTCCATGAACAGGGACAAGCCTTTTACTTTGCTTTGATGGACATAGATCATTTTAAGATGCTCAATGACCAATTTGGCCATACCGCAGGGGACTATGTGTTACAGCGGATTGTCGCGATTACCGAAACCCTGATGACGAGTCCAGGAAAATTCTTTCGGATCGGCGGTGAGGAATTTGCGATAATCTTCCTCGAGCAAACTGGGTATGATGCCCTGCAGTTTTTTAACGATATCAGGGAAGCCATTGCCAAGGCCTCCATGGAGTATGATGATGTACAACTCAGCGTCAGTGTCAGTATCGGCTTTACCGCGATGAGCCCATTGGACGAGGCGCCAGAATCCCTGCTACGCCGCGCGGATAAGGCGCTGTATCAGGCAAAACTGGCGGGGAGAAATCGTGTAGTGATGTTTAACAGCACTCAAGTATAA
- a CDS encoding FKBP-type peptidyl-prolyl cis-trans isomerase gives MTELEVVDLVIGEGKEAVKGALITTQYRGFLQDGTQFDSSYDRGQAFQCVIGTGRVIKGWDQGLMGMKVGGKRKLFVPAHLAYGERQIGAHIKPNSDLTFEIELLEVITRD, from the coding sequence ATGACTGAATTAGAAGTTGTCGATCTGGTTATCGGCGAAGGAAAAGAGGCCGTAAAAGGCGCGTTGATCACCACTCAATACCGCGGTTTTTTACAGGACGGCACTCAGTTTGATTCCTCCTATGACCGTGGTCAGGCATTTCAATGCGTGATTGGCACTGGCCGAGTGATTAAAGGTTGGGATCAAGGACTGATGGGCATGAAGGTTGGCGGAAAACGTAAGTTATTCGTCCCTGCGCATTTAGCCTACGGCGAGCGCCAAATTGGTGCCCATATCAAGCCAAATTCTGACCTCACCTTTGAGATTGAATTGCTTGAAGTGATCACCCGCGATTAA
- a CDS encoding DASS family sodium-coupled anion symporter — protein MSLEQSTSVPPNHSPANAGLEKKKMLILVADILLLFALYYGLPFDQGVNTGLAILVFAAILWLSEAIHISITAILVPILAVFFGVFETKEAMSNFANPIIYLFFGGFVLAAALHHQKIDTLIAQKLLLASKGKLSIACLMLFGVTALLSMWISNTATTAMMLPLALGILQQLDRKMYHSTYVFLLLGIAYSANIGGIGTLVGSPPNAIAAAQVGLSFSDWLKFGIPTVILMLPMMLLALYWYFKPDLSAQCKLDVEEQKLTFQGKLTLVIFLATVCCWIFSVPLAKALGGITQFDTIVALGTVVLLAGLGLVGWKKIESTTDWGVLILFGGGLTLSAVLKSTGTSVFLAHWMTDIFGSTHMSLFVFAVIAFVVMLTEFASNTASAALLVPVFAAIAEALGVSPVMLSVLIGIAASCAFMLPVATPPNAIVYGSGHIKQSEMVRVGMIVNFLSMIVLGIIAHTFWEV, from the coding sequence ATGTCCTTAGAGCAATCAACGTCGGTTCCCCCCAATCATTCGCCCGCGAATGCCGGGCTTGAAAAGAAAAAAATGCTGATCTTAGTGGCGGATATTCTGCTGCTATTCGCGCTGTATTACGGTTTACCCTTTGACCAAGGTGTCAATACAGGGCTGGCTATCTTAGTGTTCGCCGCCATCTTGTGGTTAAGCGAAGCGATTCACATCAGTATCACGGCGATTTTAGTGCCGATTTTGGCGGTATTCTTTGGAGTGTTTGAAACCAAAGAAGCCATGAGTAACTTTGCCAACCCGATTATCTATCTGTTTTTCGGTGGCTTTGTATTAGCTGCGGCGCTGCACCATCAAAAGATCGATACCCTGATAGCGCAAAAATTATTACTGGCCTCCAAGGGTAAACTCAGTATTGCCTGTTTAATGCTGTTTGGCGTGACGGCGTTGCTGTCTATGTGGATCAGTAACACAGCAACCACGGCGATGATGTTGCCACTCGCGCTGGGGATTTTGCAGCAGCTCGATCGCAAGATGTACCACAGCACTTATGTGTTCTTGCTGCTTGGGATTGCCTATTCCGCCAACATTGGTGGCATTGGTACCTTAGTCGGCAGCCCGCCAAACGCGATTGCCGCGGCGCAGGTCGGCCTAAGCTTTAGCGACTGGCTGAAGTTTGGTATTCCTACGGTGATCTTGATGTTGCCTATGATGCTTTTGGCACTCTACTGGTACTTTAAGCCGGATCTATCTGCGCAATGTAAGTTGGATGTTGAAGAACAAAAACTGACTTTCCAAGGCAAACTCACCTTAGTTATCTTCCTCGCGACGGTTTGTTGCTGGATTTTCAGTGTGCCGCTGGCCAAAGCGCTCGGTGGGATCACGCAATTTGATACCATAGTTGCCCTTGGTACTGTGGTGTTGCTGGCGGGACTCGGGCTTGTAGGCTGGAAGAAGATCGAATCGACCACAGATTGGGGCGTATTGATCCTGTTCGGTGGTGGTTTAACCTTGAGTGCCGTGCTCAAAAGTACCGGTACCAGCGTGTTCCTCGCGCACTGGATGACGGATATTTTTGGTAGCACCCATATGTCGCTGTTTGTGTTCGCGGTAATCGCCTTTGTGGTGATGCTGACCGAGTTTGCTAGTAATACCGCAAGCGCGGCGCTGTTAGTGCCGGTATTTGCGGCGATTGCCGAAGCATTAGGGGTATCGCCAGTGATGCTCTCAGTGCTGATTGGTATTGCGGCTTCCTGCGCCTTTATGTTGCCTGTGGCGACGCCGCCTAACGCCATTGTTTACGGCTCTGGCCATATTAAGCAATCGGAAATGGTGCGAGTGGGTATGATAGTTAACTTCCTCAGCATGATAGTGCTGGGCATTATTGCCCACACCTTCTGGGAAGTGTAA
- a CDS encoding DUF1850 domain-containing protein, whose translation MLGLCLGLAGTLWAQVPTEQFTLAWNHSIEKIRWEEDYQVTTQGLQLTEARVKGTGAGMEIPDDAVFSNGSWHYQPKLPVLPRLHLGRTPEAGDFELCFTQALGETQCQAMSHWIGPPNTHDAAVEVWGCQL comes from the coding sequence ATGCTAGGTCTATGTTTAGGCCTAGCGGGCACTCTGTGGGCGCAAGTGCCCACAGAGCAGTTCACCCTGGCGTGGAACCACAGCATAGAAAAAATCCGCTGGGAAGAAGACTATCAAGTCACCACTCAAGGATTACAACTCACTGAGGCCAGAGTCAAAGGCACGGGCGCGGGAATGGAAATCCCCGATGACGCTGTGTTTAGCAATGGCAGTTGGCATTATCAACCTAAGTTGCCCGTGCTGCCGAGATTACACTTAGGGCGCACACCCGAGGCTGGGGATTTTGAGCTGTGCTTCACTCAGGCTTTGGGGGAGACGCAGTGCCAAGCTATGAGTCATTGGATTGGCCCGCCGAACACACACGATGCCGCCGTTGAGGTGTGGGGCTGTCAGCTGTGA
- the trxC gene encoding thioredoxin TrxC yields the protein MIIACPHCDTLNRVPQERLTEQPTCGKCKQNLFAAAPIELTSANFINHAHKSELPIVVDFWASWCGPCKSFAPTFSAAAKAWEPQFRFGKINTEEQQALAAQFGIRSIPTLMIFKQGHVIAQQAGALPKSALDQWLQSYC from the coding sequence ATGATTATCGCCTGCCCCCACTGTGACACCTTAAACCGCGTGCCCCAAGAGCGGTTAACCGAGCAGCCTACCTGCGGCAAATGTAAACAGAATCTGTTTGCGGCGGCGCCCATTGAGCTCACGAGCGCCAATTTTATCAATCATGCTCACAAGTCAGAGTTGCCAATTGTTGTTGATTTTTGGGCGAGCTGGTGCGGCCCCTGCAAAAGCTTTGCGCCCACCTTTTCGGCGGCAGCCAAAGCATGGGAACCACAATTTCGCTTCGGCAAGATTAATACCGAGGAGCAACAGGCGTTGGCGGCGCAATTTGGGATCCGCTCTATCCCTACGCTGATGATATTCAAACAGGGGCATGTTATCGCCCAGCAAGCGGGCGCCTTACCCAAGTCGGCGCTCGACCAATGGCTGCAGAGTTATTGTTAG
- a CDS encoding TRAP transporter permease, giving the protein MSYSEQGLGAKTSDWPKALFYTALLFSIFQIITAAFHPVSTQVLRATHVGFLLLIVFLSYPAVGKSRPWQPLAWVLGLAGMATAAYQWFFEADLIQRSGELTDADMVIGVVLIVLVFEAARRVMGWALPIICCIFLAYGLFGQYLPGDLMHRGYGVDQIINQLSFGTEGLYGTPTYVSATYIFLFILFGAFLEQAGMIRLFTDFAMGLFGHKLGGPAKVAVVSSAMMGTITGSGVANVVTTGQFTIPLMKRFGYRPAFAGGVEATSSMGSQIMPPIMGAVAFIMAETINVPFIEIAKAALIPALLYFSSVFWMVHLEAKRANLCGLPKDQCPDPWAAVKERWYLLIPLFILIYLLFSGRTPLFSGMVGLALTSIVILGSAIVLRLPSNAMRFAFWIALGVLCAGFFQMGIAVVFGVIALLVAVCWFIKGGKDTLTICLHALVDGARHAVPVGIACALVGVIIGIVSLTGIASTFASYILAVGQDNLFLSLVLTMLTCMVLGMGIPSIPNYIITSSIAAPALLDLGVPLIVSHMFVFYFGIMADLTPPVALACFAAAPIAKESGLKISLWAIRIAIAGFVIPFMAVYDPALMLQSDSWLAIGFVMLKATVGIGIWGVIFTGFLLQKLYWWERVIGFLAGASLILATPLSDEIGFGLALLFIVQHSLRARKLKRLAEQG; this is encoded by the coding sequence ATGAGCTATTCCGAACAAGGACTAGGCGCCAAGACCAGTGACTGGCCCAAGGCGCTGTTTTATACCGCGCTACTTTTCTCTATTTTTCAAATCATTACCGCCGCCTTTCATCCCGTATCGACCCAAGTTTTGCGGGCAACCCACGTTGGCTTTTTACTGTTAATCGTATTTTTAAGTTATCCGGCGGTGGGCAAGTCTCGCCCTTGGCAACCCTTAGCCTGGGTGCTTGGCCTTGCGGGCATGGCAACGGCCGCCTATCAATGGTTTTTTGAGGCCGATTTGATCCAGCGCTCCGGTGAACTTACCGATGCCGATATGGTGATTGGCGTGGTGCTGATTGTCTTAGTGTTTGAAGCCGCGCGGCGGGTGATGGGCTGGGCACTGCCGATTATCTGCTGTATTTTCTTGGCCTACGGCTTATTCGGCCAATATCTCCCCGGTGACTTAATGCACCGTGGCTACGGCGTGGACCAAATTATCAATCAGTTATCCTTCGGTACCGAAGGGCTCTACGGCACACCAACCTATGTGTCGGCTACCTATATCTTCCTATTTATTCTCTTTGGTGCCTTTTTAGAGCAGGCGGGGATGATCCGTCTGTTTACCGATTTTGCGATGGGATTATTCGGCCATAAACTCGGCGGCCCGGCGAAAGTGGCCGTGGTATCTTCGGCGATGATGGGCACAATTACGGGCTCGGGCGTTGCCAACGTGGTGACCACGGGGCAATTTACCATCCCCTTGATGAAGCGCTTCGGCTACCGCCCCGCCTTTGCTGGCGGTGTAGAAGCCACTTCCAGTATGGGCAGCCAAATTATGCCGCCCATCATGGGCGCGGTGGCCTTTATCATGGCCGAAACTATTAACGTGCCGTTTATTGAAATCGCTAAAGCGGCGTTAATCCCCGCGTTATTGTATTTCAGCTCAGTGTTCTGGATGGTGCATCTGGAAGCCAAACGCGCCAATCTCTGCGGTTTGCCTAAGGATCAATGCCCCGATCCTTGGGCGGCAGTGAAGGAGCGCTGGTATCTGCTGATCCCACTGTTTATTTTGATTTACTTGCTGTTTTCGGGACGTACGCCGCTCTTCTCCGGCATGGTCGGTTTAGCGCTGACTTCGATTGTGATCTTAGGCTCTGCGATTGTGCTGCGCCTACCTTCTAATGCGATGCGCTTTGCCTTTTGGATTGCCCTTGGGGTGTTGTGTGCCGGCTTCTTCCAGATGGGAATCGCCGTCGTCTTCGGGGTCATCGCCTTACTCGTCGCTGTCTGCTGGTTTATCAAAGGGGGCAAAGATACCCTGACCATCTGCCTGCACGCTTTAGTCGATGGTGCTCGCCATGCGGTGCCCGTGGGGATTGCCTGCGCTCTGGTTGGGGTGATTATCGGTATCGTCTCGCTAACGGGGATTGCCTCAACCTTCGCCAGTTACATCCTCGCCGTGGGTCAAGATAACCTCTTCCTCTCGTTGGTGTTAACTATGCTCACCTGCATGGTGTTGGGCATGGGTATCCCAAGTATCCCTAACTATATTATTACCAGCTCGATCGCCGCCCCCGCCCTGCTGGACTTAGGTGTGCCGCTGATCGTCTCCCATATGTTTGTGTTTTACTTCGGGATTATGGCCGACCTCACGCCTCCCGTCGCCTTGGCCTGCTTTGCCGCCGCGCCAATCGCAAAAGAATCGGGGCTGAAGATCAGTCTATGGGCGATTCGCATCGCTATCGCTGGCTTTGTGATCCCCTTTATGGCGGTTTACGATCCGGCGCTTATGCTACAAAGTGATAGCTGGCTTGCCATCGGCTTTGTGATGTTAAAAGCCACCGTAGGTATTGGTATCTGGGGCGTGATCTTCACCGGTTTCTTACTGCAAAAACTCTATTGGTGGGAACGGGTTATCGGCTTCCTCGCCGGAGCCAGTTTAATCCTTGCCACACCACTCAGTGATGAAATCGGCTTTGGTCTGGCGCTACTCTTTATCGTGCAGCACAGCCTAAGAGCACGCAAACTGAAACGTCTTGCCGAGCAGGGGTAA
- a CDS encoding MFS transporter has protein sequence MENSALTQSTQKPGLFVPVAGLSLFALASGYLMSLIPLSLSYFELSLDLAPWLASIFYLGLLLGAPCIAPIVARIGHSKAFILFLNVLLCSVVVMVLLPQSSVWLAARLVAGLAVAGIFVVVESWLLMADTQKQRAKRLGLYMTALYGGTAIGQLAVDYLGTTGNLPYLVVIGLLAAASLPALLVKRGQPQSSEQHSIALSDLKNLSKPAVVGCLVSGLLLGPIYGLLPVYVSQDMGFAQQTGQFMALIIMGGMIVQPLVSYLSPRFQKSALMAAFCLIGAAALFLLTQKSLVGLWLGFVLLGACAFALYPIAISLACDHLPSSQIVSATQIMLLSYSVGSVIGPVAASRFNHIEHGLLLYLAASFVLTFGYLGAHLLLRSKPRLPTAKA, from the coding sequence GTGGAAAATAGTGCATTAACTCAATCGACTCAAAAGCCTGGGCTATTTGTGCCTGTAGCAGGCTTAAGCCTATTTGCCCTCGCCTCGGGCTATTTGATGAGTTTGATCCCGCTCTCCCTCAGTTACTTTGAGCTCAGTCTCGATCTCGCACCATGGCTGGCGAGTATTTTCTACCTAGGCTTATTACTGGGCGCACCTTGTATCGCCCCCATAGTGGCGCGCATCGGCCACAGTAAAGCCTTTATTCTGTTTTTGAATGTCTTATTGTGCAGCGTTGTGGTGATGGTTTTGCTACCACAGAGCAGCGTTTGGTTAGCCGCCCGTTTGGTCGCTGGCCTCGCCGTGGCGGGGATTTTTGTGGTTGTCGAATCTTGGTTGCTAATGGCCGATACCCAAAAACAGCGGGCCAAACGCTTAGGACTTTATATGACCGCCCTCTACGGCGGCACGGCGATAGGACAACTCGCGGTCGATTATTTAGGTACCACGGGCAACCTCCCCTATTTAGTGGTGATAGGTTTACTGGCCGCCGCCAGCTTGCCCGCGTTATTAGTCAAGCGTGGTCAGCCGCAATCGAGCGAGCAACACTCGATTGCCCTGTCAGATCTTAAAAACCTGAGTAAACCCGCCGTGGTCGGTTGTTTAGTCTCGGGATTATTGCTCGGCCCCATTTACGGCCTATTGCCAGTGTATGTGTCGCAGGACATGGGATTTGCCCAGCAGACGGGGCAATTTATGGCGTTAATCATTATGGGCGGCATGATAGTTCAGCCCTTGGTGAGCTATTTATCTCCACGCTTCCAGAAGAGTGCCTTAATGGCCGCCTTCTGCTTAATTGGCGCGGCGGCACTCTTCTTACTGACGCAAAAATCCCTTGTTGGACTCTGGCTAGGCTTTGTGTTGCTGGGCGCCTGCGCCTTTGCCCTCTACCCTATCGCCATCAGTCTGGCCTGCGATCATCTGCCCAGCAGTCAAATTGTGTCTGCAACCCAGATTATGTTGCTCAGTTATTCCGTCGGTTCGGTTATCGGCCCGGTTGCCGCCAGTCGCTTTAATCATATCGAACATGGCTTGCTACTCTACTTAGCCGCAAGCTTTGTGCTAACCTTTGGTTATCTTGGCGCGCACTTACTGCTACGGAGCAAACCCCGCTTACCGACGGCAAAAGCATAG
- a CDS encoding PepSY-associated TM helix domain-containing protein: MKVRSDVLRVYQSIHIWTGIIAGIVLFIGFYAGSLTMFKGAIDAWSMPPSVTLPQVSSDRLDDLVSQALARNDKAKNGFSLRLNDEYQSPMTWYQQGSERELSMSNQLWHASLDEQGQLVTQLSTPSELAELIDQLHRTAGIAGEVGHDQAGVYVLGVAAFLYFLALVSGVIFLLPTLTKSFFALRKDKGESRFWLDAHNLVGITSLPFHLVISLSVIVFAFHDQLYDGLKHMVYGEKPLFAQPAPDRTPYTIADLPKITTVLAKVQELAPEYQVHEMTFMNLNNPRATLRLGLYNPNGFMRGPVTDYLYMHPYSLKVSNSTIDESENGIWARSVAVFFGLHFGSYGGDLGRWVYFFLGLSGAFLFYSGNLLWLEKRRKKQASEQTRASRLMASATVGICLGSVAALAVSMLLGKWFYVHVSNINHLYLWLYYLVFAALVVYAFWRGAARAALLILPLCALATLAMPITSVIGLLVPSLGLWAPHSAATLGVDLVALGFSCVFYYGYRLTRQRVFNGPQDSVWAIPSAEPVAALTQQTS, from the coding sequence ATGAAAGTTCGCAGTGATGTGTTACGGGTGTATCAGTCTATCCATATTTGGACTGGGATCATCGCCGGAATCGTATTGTTTATCGGCTTTTATGCTGGTTCGCTCACTATGTTTAAGGGGGCGATTGACGCTTGGTCAATGCCGCCTTCTGTGACTTTACCGCAAGTCTCAAGCGATAGGCTCGATGATTTAGTGTCGCAGGCGTTAGCGCGGAACGATAAGGCGAAAAACGGCTTTAGTTTGCGCTTGAATGATGAGTATCAGTCGCCGATGACCTGGTATCAGCAGGGCTCGGAGCGTGAACTCAGCATGAGTAATCAGCTTTGGCATGCCAGCCTCGACGAGCAGGGGCAATTAGTCACCCAACTCAGCACGCCAAGCGAGTTGGCCGAGCTGATTGACCAATTACACCGTACTGCGGGGATTGCCGGTGAGGTCGGCCACGATCAGGCGGGTGTTTATGTGCTGGGTGTTGCCGCCTTCCTATACTTCTTGGCACTTGTTTCTGGGGTGATCTTCTTATTGCCCACCTTAACCAAAAGCTTTTTTGCCCTGCGTAAAGATAAGGGCGAGAGCCGTTTCTGGCTCGATGCCCATAACTTAGTCGGCATCACCAGCCTGCCATTTCACTTAGTGATCAGTCTGAGCGTGATAGTGTTTGCCTTCCATGATCAGCTTTATGATGGGCTTAAGCATATGGTTTATGGTGAAAAACCATTATTTGCCCAGCCAGCGCCCGACAGAACGCCTTACACCATAGCCGATTTACCTAAGATTACAACCGTTCTAGCAAAGGTGCAGGAGTTGGCGCCCGAGTATCAAGTGCATGAAATGACCTTTATGAACTTGAATAATCCCCGTGCGACCTTGCGTTTAGGCTTATATAACCCCAATGGTTTTATGCGTGGGCCAGTCACCGACTACTTATACATGCACCCTTATAGTCTTAAAGTGTCGAATAGCACGATTGATGAGAGTGAAAATGGCATTTGGGCCAGATCGGTCGCGGTATTCTTTGGGCTGCACTTTGGCAGTTATGGGGGCGATCTCGGGCGTTGGGTATATTTCTTCTTAGGCTTGAGCGGCGCCTTCTTATTTTATAGTGGTAATTTGCTGTGGTTGGAAAAGCGACGCAAAAAACAGGCGAGTGAGCAGACCCGTGCCAGTCGGTTAATGGCGAGCGCCACCGTGGGGATTTGCTTGGGTTCGGTTGCTGCTCTGGCGGTGAGCATGTTGCTGGGCAAGTGGTTTTACGTGCATGTGAGTAATATTAATCACCTCTACCTGTGGCTGTATTATCTGGTGTTCGCTGCTTTAGTGGTTTATGCCTTCTGGCGCGGCGCGGCGAGGGCGGCACTGTTGATTTTACCCCTGTGCGCCTTAGCAACTTTGGCCATGCCTATTACTTCTGTGATTGGGCTGTTAGTGCCAAGTTTAGGCTTATGGGCGCCCCATTCTGCGGCAACGCTTGGAGTCGATCTAGTGGCGCTCGGCTTTAGCTGTGTGTTCTATTATGGATATCGACTCACGCGCCAGCGCGTGTTCAATGGTCCGCAGGACAGTGTCTGGGCGATTCCTAGCGCAGAGCCTGTAGCAGCGTTAACGCAACAAACTTCCTAA
- a CDS encoding SPFH domain-containing protein, translated as MIKSELNLPSSIGLSKIIPVVILLILFISLFGSWYTVDQGERGVILRNGKIIGTAEPGLGFKLPLFDTVVKISTQTHTTSYSSLQAYSRDQQPATLNASVTFNVPPDRVEEVYANFKSIDAMVARLLDRQVPTQVENIFGKYTAISVVQERIKFGIDVTSAITNSVKGPIEITSVQIENIDFSNAYEKSVEDRMRAEVEVQTQLQNLEKERVSAQIAVTQAQAEADSQLARAKAEAESIRIKGDAEASAIKSRAEALAQNQNLVELTKAEKWDGKLPTTVLPTGTLPFIDAKKSN; from the coding sequence ATGATTAAAAGTGAACTCAATCTGCCGAGCTCCATCGGCCTCTCTAAAATCATCCCTGTGGTGATTTTATTGATCCTGTTTATCTCATTATTTGGTAGTTGGTATACGGTCGACCAAGGTGAACGTGGGGTAATCCTGCGCAACGGTAAGATCATCGGCACAGCCGAGCCAGGACTGGGCTTTAAGCTGCCGCTGTTTGATACAGTCGTAAAAATCTCGACCCAAACCCACACCACCAGCTACAGCTCATTGCAGGCCTATAGCCGCGATCAGCAACCCGCGACCCTTAATGCATCGGTAACCTTTAACGTGCCGCCGGATCGCGTCGAAGAAGTCTATGCCAACTTTAAGAGTATCGATGCCATGGTAGCGCGCCTGCTCGACCGCCAAGTACCGACGCAAGTCGAAAACATTTTTGGTAAATACACCGCGATTTCGGTCGTGCAGGAGCGGATCAAATTCGGTATCGATGTCACCAGCGCCATCACCAACTCAGTCAAAGGCCCCATCGAAATCACTTCGGTGCAGATTGAAAATATCGACTTCTCTAACGCCTATGAAAAGTCAGTAGAAGATAGAATGCGCGCCGAGGTTGAGGTACAGACTCAACTGCAAAACCTCGAGAAAGAAAGAGTCAGCGCCCAAATCGCCGTGACTCAAGCGCAGGCAGAAGCCGACTCGCAGCTCGCCCGCGCTAAGGCCGAGGCTGAAAGTATCCGCATCAAAGGGGATGCAGAAGCCTCTGCCATTAAGAGCCGCGCCGAGGCACTGGCACAAAACCAAAACCTTGTCGAACTGACCAAGGCCGAGAAGTGGGATGGCAAGCTGCCCACCACAGTGCTACCGACGGGCACCCTGCCCTTTATCGATGCTAAGAAGTCGAACTAA